Proteins from one Nitrobacteraceae bacterium AZCC 2146 genomic window:
- a CDS encoding multiple sugar transport system permease protein (product_source=KO:K02025; cath_funfam=1.10.3720.10; cog=COG1175; ko=KO:K02025; pfam=PF00528; superfamily=161098; transmembrane_helix_parts=Outside_1_26,TMhelix_27_49,Inside_50_85,TMhelix_86_108,Outside_109_117,TMhelix_118_140,Inside_141_146,TMhelix_147_166,Outside_167_180,TMhelix_181_203,Inside_204_215,TMhelix_216_238,Outside_239_277,TMhelix_278_300,Inside_301_313), which produces MSRLTLTGAAEKPAAPSSPKREWRPPTYWPFVLPAVIVVVGIIIFPWVFTIWMSGQEWKVGQAPSFVGFSNYTRMLTDTRFIESAIHTIIYTGLAVVLPLLLGTIAALIFHSRFPGRGLLRAIFVMPMMATPVAIALVWTMMFHPQLGVMNYLLSLVGIPAQLWIFHPATVIPSLVLVETWQWTPLVMLILLGGLAAIPTEPYESAQIDGATPWQMFRHITLPMLAPFMLVAAMIRTIDAVKSFDIIFAMTQGGPGTASETINLYLYSVAFVYYDVGYGSAIAIVFFALVVGLSVLLLFLRRRTQWMEAGTAA; this is translated from the coding sequence ATGAGTCGTCTCACTTTAACCGGCGCGGCGGAGAAACCCGCCGCGCCTTCGTCGCCCAAAAGAGAATGGCGGCCGCCGACCTACTGGCCGTTCGTGCTGCCGGCGGTCATCGTGGTGGTCGGCATCATCATCTTCCCCTGGGTGTTCACCATCTGGATGAGCGGACAGGAATGGAAGGTCGGCCAGGCGCCGAGCTTCGTCGGCTTTTCGAACTATACGCGGATGCTGACCGACACCCGCTTCATCGAATCCGCGATCCACACCATCATCTACACCGGCCTCGCCGTGGTGCTGCCGCTGCTGCTGGGCACCATCGCCGCCTTGATTTTTCACAGCCGCTTTCCCGGCCGCGGGCTGCTGCGCGCGATCTTCGTGATGCCGATGATGGCGACGCCGGTGGCGATCGCTTTGGTCTGGACCATGATGTTTCATCCGCAGCTCGGCGTGATGAACTACCTGCTCTCGCTGGTGGGAATCCCCGCGCAGCTGTGGATCTTCCATCCGGCCACGGTGATCCCCTCTCTGGTGCTGGTGGAGACCTGGCAATGGACGCCGCTGGTGATGCTGATCCTGCTCGGCGGCCTCGCGGCGATCCCCACAGAGCCCTATGAGAGCGCGCAGATCGATGGCGCCACGCCGTGGCAGATGTTCCGCCACATCACGTTGCCGATGCTGGCGCCGTTCATGCTGGTGGCGGCGATGATCCGCACCATCGACGCCGTGAAAAGCTTCGACATCATCTTTGCGATGACGCAAGGCGGTCCCGGCACGGCGTCGGAGACCATCAACCTCTATCTCTATTCGGTGGCCTTCGTTTACTACGATGTCGGCTACGGCTCGGCGATCGCCATCGTCTTCTTCGCGCTGGTGGTCGGCCTGTCGGTGCTGCTGCTTTTCCTGCGCCGCCGCACCCAATGGATGGAAGCGGGGACAGCCGCATGA
- a CDS encoding multiple sugar transport system permease protein (product_source=KO:K02026; cath_funfam=1.10.3720.10; cog=COG0395; ko=KO:K02026; pfam=PF00528; superfamily=161098; transmembrane_helix_parts=Inside_1_8,TMhelix_9_31,Outside_32_72,TMhelix_73_95,Inside_96_106,TMhelix_107_129,Outside_130_138,TMhelix_139_158,Inside_159_191,TMhelix_192_214,Outside_215_233,TMhelix_234_256,Inside_257_271) encodes MIRNPLQSLGLLFAAVMLVSPAILFFIWMLSLSLKFEIDNSAYPPILIPSQVTWQNYAQVIESNRFGQYFLNSLIVTGSATLLGLAVGVPAGYGIARMKAMRSAFVVLIARMTPGLSYLIPLFLLFQWLGLMGTLLPQILIHLVITVPIVIYIMISYFETTPMELEEAAIIDGATRWQVFRHVALPIAKPGIAVSFILAVIFSWNNFAFGIVLAGRETRTLPVAVYNMISFDQLSWGPLAAAALIVTLPVLLLTMFAQRQIVAGLTAGAVK; translated from the coding sequence ATGATCCGCAATCCCTTGCAGAGTCTCGGCCTGCTGTTTGCCGCGGTCATGCTGGTGTCGCCCGCGATTTTGTTTTTCATCTGGATGCTGTCGCTGTCGCTGAAATTCGAGATCGACAACTCCGCCTATCCGCCGATCCTGATCCCCAGCCAGGTGACGTGGCAGAACTACGCCCAGGTGATCGAGTCCAACCGCTTCGGGCAGTATTTTCTCAACAGCCTGATCGTGACGGGATCGGCCACTTTGCTCGGCCTTGCCGTTGGCGTCCCCGCCGGCTACGGCATCGCGCGGATGAAGGCGATGAGATCCGCTTTCGTGGTTCTGATCGCGCGGATGACGCCCGGCCTGTCCTATCTGATCCCGCTGTTCCTGCTGTTTCAGTGGCTCGGCCTGATGGGCACGTTGCTGCCGCAGATCCTGATCCACCTCGTCATCACCGTGCCGATCGTGATCTACATCATGATCAGCTATTTCGAGACCACGCCGATGGAGCTGGAGGAAGCCGCCATCATCGATGGCGCCACCCGCTGGCAGGTGTTCCGCCACGTCGCGCTGCCGATCGCCAAGCCGGGCATCGCGGTGTCCTTCATCCTCGCGGTGATCTTCTCCTGGAACAACTTTGCGTTCGGCATCGTGCTGGCCGGCCGCGAGACCCGCACGCTGCCCGTCGCGGTCTACAACATGATCTCGTTCGATCAGCTGAGCTGGGGGCCGCTCGCCGCGGCGGCCTTGATCGTCACGCTGCCGGTGCTGTTGCTGACGATGTTCGCGCAGCGGCAGATCGTGGCTGGGCTGACCGCAGGTGCGGTGAAGTAG
- a CDS encoding assimilatory nitrate reductase catalytic subunit (product_source=KO:K00372; cath_funfam=2.20.25.90,2.40.40.20,3.40.228.10,3.40.50.740; cog=COG0243,COG2906; ko=KO:K00372; pfam=PF00384,PF01568,PF04324,PF04879; superfamily=50692,53706), giving the protein MTAIDPALRTTRTTCPYCGVGCGVLATPDGSGGAAISGDPEHPANLGRLCSKGSALGETLGLSERLLHPMIRSSTGAMQQVAWNTALDHVADRFRQVIAEHGPDSVAFYLSGQLLTEDYYVANKLMKGFIGSANVDTNSRLCMASSVAGHRRAFGADTVPGCYEDLDEADLLVLVGSNAAWCHPVLFQRMLANKQKRGARIVVIDPRRTDTSGDADLFLGLKPGTDTALFSGLFAHLAEHGALDQNYIDQHTAGFDEALVRAKSIAGSVAATALATGLAEADVATFFQMFRQTPRVVTLYSQGVNQSAQGTDKVNAIINCHLATGRIGKIGASPFSLTGQPNAMGGREVGGLANQLAAHMGFTPPDIDRVRRFWKAPHIATHEGLKAVQMFEAIARGEIKALWVMGTNPVVSLPDADAVRAAMAKLELFVVSENVLSNDTVNAGAHVLLPAQAWGEKSGTVTNSERRVSRQRSFLKAPGEARPDWWIVSEVARRLGFGTSFSYNSAADIFREHASLSAFENNGNRDFDIGGLMKVSDDAFDAMAPVLWPVREGTAQPRARFFADGRFYAHDRRARFIAPEVPALRSDVSAARPLRLNTGRVRDQWHTMTRTGMSPRLGQHLPEPFVEIHPDDAAKAGVVDGGYARLATDYGHCILKVVVGERQQRGMLFAPIHWNDETASTARVGALVAPFIDPFSGQPENKATPVSIVPHTYAQRGFVLSRKPLALPKQAWWARVAVTGGIGYLLADNSDLASWRSWLQPLLGDDVAEFEDAGRGVFRAASFVDDRIEACLFIGPAQDGIDWDAVKALFAADALSDEQRRMLLSGKSADGHAGAGPIVCACFGIGRNTICDAIAAGAGSAAAIGAQLKAGTNCGSCIPELKRLIAQAEVSAPDEQQRLAVAN; this is encoded by the coding sequence ATGACCGCCATCGATCCCGCTTTGCGCACGACCCGCACCACCTGTCCCTACTGTGGCGTCGGCTGCGGTGTGCTGGCGACGCCGGATGGCAGCGGCGGTGCGGCGATATCTGGCGATCCCGAGCATCCCGCCAATCTGGGACGGCTGTGTTCGAAAGGCTCCGCGCTCGGCGAGACGCTGGGCCTGAGTGAGCGCCTGCTGCATCCGATGATCCGCAGCAGCACCGGTGCGATGCAGCAGGTGGCGTGGAACACCGCGCTCGACCATGTCGCGGATCGCTTTCGGCAGGTCATTGCCGAGCACGGGCCGGACTCCGTGGCGTTCTATCTGTCCGGGCAGCTGCTGACCGAGGATTATTACGTCGCCAACAAGCTGATGAAGGGCTTCATCGGCAGTGCCAATGTCGACACCAATTCGCGGCTTTGCATGGCCTCGTCGGTGGCCGGCCATCGCCGCGCCTTCGGCGCCGACACCGTGCCCGGCTGCTACGAGGATCTCGACGAAGCCGATCTGCTGGTGCTGGTCGGCTCCAACGCCGCCTGGTGCCATCCGGTGCTGTTCCAGCGCATGCTGGCCAACAAACAAAAGCGCGGCGCCCGCATCGTCGTCATCGATCCGCGCCGCACCGACACCTCAGGCGATGCCGATCTGTTTCTCGGGCTGAAGCCCGGCACCGACACGGCTTTGTTCAGCGGTCTGTTCGCGCATCTCGCCGAGCATGGCGCGCTGGATCAAAACTATATCGATCAGCACACGGCTGGATTTGACGAGGCGCTGGTACGGGCGAAAAGCATCGCCGGCAGCGTCGCCGCGACCGCGCTGGCGACGGGGCTTGCCGAAGCTGACGTCGCGACCTTCTTCCAGATGTTCCGGCAAACGCCGCGCGTGGTCACGCTGTATTCCCAAGGCGTCAACCAGTCGGCGCAGGGCACCGACAAGGTCAACGCCATTATCAATTGCCATCTCGCCACCGGGCGGATCGGCAAGATCGGCGCGTCACCGTTTTCGCTGACCGGACAGCCCAATGCCATGGGCGGCCGCGAGGTCGGCGGCCTTGCCAACCAGCTCGCCGCCCATATGGGCTTCACGCCGCCGGACATCGATCGCGTCCGCCGCTTCTGGAAGGCGCCTCACATCGCCACCCATGAGGGGCTGAAGGCGGTGCAGATGTTCGAGGCGATCGCGCGCGGCGAGATCAAGGCGTTGTGGGTGATGGGTACCAATCCGGTGGTGTCGCTGCCCGACGCCGATGCGGTGCGTGCGGCGATGGCGAAGCTCGAGCTGTTCGTGGTCTCGGAGAACGTACTGTCCAACGACACCGTGAACGCCGGCGCCCATGTGCTGCTGCCGGCGCAGGCCTGGGGCGAGAAATCCGGAACGGTAACGAATTCGGAGCGCCGGGTGTCGCGGCAGCGTTCCTTCCTGAAAGCGCCCGGCGAAGCCAGGCCGGATTGGTGGATCGTCAGCGAGGTCGCCAGGCGTTTGGGCTTCGGCACGTCATTTTCTTACAATTCCGCAGCGGATATCTTCCGCGAGCACGCCAGCCTCTCGGCGTTCGAAAACAACGGCAACCGCGATTTCGACATCGGCGGGCTGATGAAGGTGTCCGACGACGCTTTCGACGCGATGGCGCCGGTGCTGTGGCCGGTCCGCGAGGGCACGGCGCAGCCGCGCGCGCGCTTCTTCGCCGACGGGCGTTTCTACGCCCATGATCGCCGCGCACGCTTCATCGCGCCGGAGGTTCCGGCGCTGCGCAGCGACGTTTCCGCGGCGAGGCCGCTGCGGCTGAACACCGGCCGCGTCCGCGACCAGTGGCACACCATGACGCGCACTGGCATGAGCCCGCGGCTCGGCCAGCATCTGCCGGAACCCTTTGTCGAAATCCATCCCGACGATGCCGCGAAGGCCGGTGTCGTCGATGGCGGCTATGCGCGCCTCGCTACCGACTACGGCCACTGCATTCTCAAGGTGGTCGTGGGCGAGCGGCAGCAGCGCGGCATGCTGTTCGCGCCGATCCACTGGAACGACGAGACCGCCTCCACCGCACGGGTCGGGGCGCTGGTGGCGCCGTTCATCGATCCGTTCTCCGGCCAGCCTGAGAACAAGGCGACGCCGGTCTCGATCGTGCCGCACACTTACGCGCAGCGCGGCTTTGTGCTGTCACGCAAGCCGCTCGCATTGCCGAAGCAGGCATGGTGGGCGCGTGTCGCCGTCACCGGCGGCATCGGCTATCTGCTGGCGGACAATTCAGATCTCGCGAGTTGGCGGTCGTGGCTGCAGCCGCTGCTCGGCGACGACGTGGCGGAGTTCGAAGATGCCGGCCGCGGTGTTTTTCGCGCGGCGTCGTTTGTCGACGACCGGATCGAGGCCTGCCTGTTCATCGGTCCGGCGCAGGACGGAATCGATTGGGATGCCGTCAAGGCGCTGTTTGCTGCCGACGCGCTCAGTGACGAGCAGCGCCGCATGCTGCTGTCAGGAAAATCCGCCGATGGTCACGCTGGCGCGGGGCCGATCGTCTGCGCATGTTTCGGCATCGGCCGCAATACGATCTGCGATGCCATCGCGGCGGGCGCGGGCTCGGCTGCCGCGATCGGCGCGCAGCTCAAGGCCGGCACCAATTGCGGCTCCTGCATTCCCGAATTGAAGCGGCTGATCGCGCAGGCGGAGGTGAGTGCGCCGGATGAGCAGCAGCGGCTGGCAGTGGCGAATTGA
- a CDS encoding nitrite reductase (NADH) large subunit (product_source=KO:K00362; cath_funfam=3.50.50.60; cog=COG1251; ko=KO:K00362; pfam=PF07992,PF18267; superfamily=51905,55424) produces the protein MSEPLVIIGNGMAAARLVDELAKCALGRYAIAVIGDEPRLAYNRVLLSSVLAGEATSEEIELRSASWWRDRGVTLKYGSMATEIDMAAREVRIANGKRVAFSKLVLATGSSALRLPVPGGDLAGVHTFRDSRDVDLLLDLAAQKKRVVVVGGGLLGLEAAYGLAKAGASVTLIHLMDRLMERQLDASAAALLKTLVERKGVNVLLNANTAKIHGETNVESVELADGRTLDADAVIFAAGIRPNISLAKDAGVPVNRGIVVNDQMATGTEDIFALGECAEHRGTCYGLVEPAYEQAKVLARHLAGGAAAYTGSVLATNLKVSGVSVFSAGDFMAAEGSETILLNDVRRGTYKKLVIANGRLTGAVLVGDTQDALWYLELIRSAAPVDGIRADMMFGRSLAEAA, from the coding sequence GTGAGCGAGCCGCTGGTGATCATTGGCAATGGAATGGCGGCGGCGCGGCTGGTCGACGAACTCGCCAAATGCGCGCTCGGCCGCTATGCGATTGCCGTGATCGGCGACGAGCCGCGGCTCGCTTACAATCGCGTGCTGCTGTCGTCGGTGCTGGCCGGCGAGGCGACTTCCGAAGAGATCGAGTTACGCTCGGCCTCCTGGTGGCGCGACCGCGGCGTGACCTTGAAATATGGCTCGATGGCCACGGAAATCGATATGGCCGCGCGCGAGGTCAGGATCGCCAACGGCAAGCGCGTGGCGTTTTCGAAGCTGGTGCTGGCGACGGGCTCGTCGGCGCTGCGGTTGCCGGTGCCGGGCGGCGATCTCGCCGGCGTGCATACGTTTCGCGACAGCCGCGATGTCGATCTGCTGCTTGACCTCGCCGCGCAGAAGAAGCGCGTCGTTGTGGTCGGCGGCGGGTTGCTCGGGCTTGAGGCGGCCTATGGCCTCGCCAAGGCCGGCGCCTCGGTAACGCTGATCCATCTGATGGATCGCTTGATGGAGCGACAACTCGATGCTTCTGCCGCGGCGCTGCTGAAGACGCTGGTCGAACGCAAGGGTGTTAACGTCCTGCTCAACGCCAACACCGCAAAAATTCACGGCGAGACGAATGTCGAAAGCGTCGAGCTGGCCGATGGCCGCACACTCGACGCCGATGCGGTGATCTTTGCCGCCGGCATTCGGCCCAACATCTCCTTGGCAAAGGACGCCGGCGTCCCGGTCAATCGCGGCATCGTCGTCAACGATCAGATGGCGACCGGCACGGAAGATATCTTCGCGCTCGGCGAATGCGCCGAGCATCGCGGCACCTGCTATGGCCTCGTCGAGCCGGCTTACGAACAGGCGAAGGTGCTGGCACGGCATCTCGCCGGCGGCGCTGCGGCCTATACTGGCAGCGTGCTGGCCACCAACCTGAAAGTGTCCGGCGTCAGTGTGTTCTCCGCCGGTGATTTCATGGCGGCCGAAGGCAGCGAGACGATCCTGCTGAACGATGTCCGCCGCGGTACCTACAAGAAGCTGGTGATCGCCAATGGCCGTCTCACTGGCGCGGTGCTGGTTGGCGATACCCAGGATGCGCTGTGGTATCTCGAATTGATCCGCAGCGCGGCGCCGGTTGATGGCATTCGCGCCGACATGATGTTCGGCCGCTCGCTCGCCGAGGCGGCGTGA
- a CDS encoding hemoglobin-like flavoprotein (product_source=COG1017; cath_funfam=1.10.490.10; cog=COG1017; pfam=PF00042; superfamily=46458), with protein sequence MNPSQITLVQESFAKVAPIADQAAVLFYDRLFEVAPQVRSMFHGDMAEQRRKLMATLGVVVTGLTKLETVLPAASALAKKHVGYGVKAAHYPIVGAALLWTLEKGLGEAWNPELAAAWTAAYGTLSGYMISEAYDNAQAAE encoded by the coding sequence ATGAATCCGTCACAGATCACATTGGTTCAGGAAAGCTTTGCGAAAGTCGCGCCGATCGCCGACCAGGCTGCGGTGTTGTTCTACGACCGGTTATTCGAAGTTGCCCCGCAGGTAAGGTCGATGTTTCACGGCGACATGGCGGAGCAGCGCCGCAAGCTGATGGCGACGTTGGGTGTCGTCGTCACCGGCCTGACGAAACTCGAAACCGTATTGCCCGCCGCCAGCGCGCTGGCGAAGAAGCACGTCGGCTACGGCGTCAAGGCCGCGCATTATCCGATCGTCGGCGCGGCGCTGCTGTGGACGCTGGAGAAGGGGCTCGGCGAGGCCTGGAATCCCGAACTCGCCGCAGCCTGGACCGCGGCCTATGGCACGCTGTCCGGCTACATGATTTCCGAAGCCTACGACAACGCGCAAGCCGCCGAGTAA